In the genome of Thunnus albacares chromosome 16, fThuAlb1.1, whole genome shotgun sequence, the window CAAACTGGTGGCATTGGGCAGCGGCTGAGTGTGGCTGACAGAGttctgttgcagctctagcGCCATGGCGTTTTGCGGATGTGGGAACTCCTTCACCTGCCTGCGGTACTCCAGGAAGGTGGACGCCTTGGTAGCAATAGCCACAACATTCTTGCCGACAAAGATGGTAGAAACACGGCTGTCCTGAAACAACACCATGTTTACACCTCGTATGAGGATGGTGACCACGTTTATGGTGACCAGGCTCAGGACTGGGTACAGCATCATCTTCTGGGGCGACATGTGCTCCCCCTGCATGCTGATTTCACTGAGCGACACGCAGGGCAGAATGAGCAGCAGGATGTAGCAGTAGAAGAACATCAGGCCCTCGGCCCAGATGGGCAGGCCTGTCCGCTGGGGCTCCCACAAGTTGGCCTGGATATCCAGCAGGTCCAGTAGGTCCAGAGCTACCCAGAACAGACGGCTCCTCATGTCCTCCTTCTTCCGGAAAGTTCTCACATATTCCATACTATCCAAAGCCACTAGAACCAAGTATAAacctggcacacacacagataataaTAACGTCAAAGCCTTCCGGGCCACCGTCTCCAGACTCTTCCTGTCAGCTTTGCAATTCTGAAAGACAAAGTAGAGCTTGATCTCCAGCACAAAGATGTACAGAAACCAGAGGATCATGGCGTATCCTCGTCGGGCGGTGCGCACCTCGGCGCCGACCCACACTGCCACATATCGCAGCACTATGAGGAAGCATACATCCCCTACCAGCACTATGATACACACACCGATCTTCCTGGGACCCTGGTTCTGCTCCACCAGGTAGGCGTCCATGAAGGCCATGCTGGTCATGATGACAATAGTGGTCAGGCACACGTGGCGTTTGTCTGGAGGCGGCAACACCATGGCGAGGGCACCTGCTGGCTCTCACTCTCAGTCCACGGCtttcaatataaaataaattccAGAAGGTACACACGGTACTGTGTCTGCTCCAAACCTTTAAGGTTGGAGAATAAAACTGTTTAAGGTGTCGTGACAGCTCTGGTGTGCACAGGAGCAAATGTCCAGCTACAGTGTGTCCAACATTAAAATAACGCTGTAAGTCACTGCACTAATAGTCCATTGAAGAGGACGTTATTGCAACGTAGAAGCAGAGCAGTCTGTGGAGTCAGCGCAGAGATGCTGGCTGCTGATTGCTCTCAGACCATGTGAAAACAGGAACATCACCTCGTTACTCAGCGGACCTCCATTGATTTGGCTCTGCCCCTGAGCAGCAGCTACACCGAGGGCTCAGCTGACACACCATGACTGAATGTAATCCACAAACAGTCAAATGGAGAATACTCTGAGAGCAAGCTCAGTCTAATAGACATGTGATGGGATTGCGGGACACAGTGCTGCAGTGCAGAAATGTTTATGgaggtgtttatttttatatgagaCACTGTGCAAAGCGGTGATCCAGCATGTGGATGTATGCGTGTGCGCACCCGTGCTGCAGCTCAGCATGTGCGAGGAATTCCTCTTTGGATACTCCTGCAGATGGTGGTGCAGTGTGTGTGGTTCCTCGCAgtcctgcagtgtgtgtgaagggaaacggaggagagagaggagaggagtctgCAGTGGCCAGAGGCCCCCAGCCGCCATAAATCACAGAGACAGCAGGTCAACGGCCCATGAGGCCTTGCGTCCGACGCCGGCTTCCCCGGGGGGAGGCTCTTACACTGGGCTGAAGATCCATCCTTCCCCCCTCCTCTCGCCACGTGCCAGCCTCTCCACAGCCTAGAGGAGGGAGAaataaagaggagaagagagagagagggtggaggagaaggagaaagaaaccTGTCAGCACTACTGGGCCATATAACACAGTTTTCATTTGCCAACGGCCTGCCACATATGAGGAGCCAAGTAATGTGTCAACTTGGCTCATATACAGCCTGTTTCACTATTGATAGGACAGAACATATTGCACATGTTACAGTAAGATTGCTTCAGAGTGCCATTACCTCTctattatatgtgtgtgtcacaagACATCTGGGTACATGGCTTAATATGCTCCAGTGTTACTATATTCAGCATATTTGGGGCCTTAATACCCAGTGGTTTAATTTTGGGAATAACATTAATTAAGGATTTATTTCAAGAAATTGTAGAAACCAAATTAAAGTCTCATATAGTAACTAACTGCTCGACACAAATTTTTCTTCTTAGGCGAGGGTCATTTCCTGCACATATTTTGTGTCAGTCCGGGGTAGTTTCCAAGGATTGTGAGGCAGTTTCATTGTGGTGCATCTTCAGGAAGAGTCAGAAATCCATAGCACAGGAAACAAAACCACGTTGTAAACTATCAAATGTCTCCTTGGTGCGTGCTCACTGGTAAAAATGTGTCAGACTGCACATTGATAACGACAGCATTGTCCACGTTTAATTTTACCTTCAGCTCAAGCTCCATTTATAGTCTCCAATTACAGTCTATTTTTGTTGAATGATGTTTCAAGGTGTTTCTGTTTTGACCTGTTTAGTATTTcaactgatgtgtgtgttgaggcACGTGACGGactggagggaggaggggaggggaggggggggccatcatcacctcatcaccAGTCCAGTTGAAAGTTTAGAGCactctcttaaaaaaaaaaaaaaaaaaatctacagctGCAGAGTGCTTAACTCGCCAGCAGGAGCCCACCTTGCGTGCTGGCCTCATCCATAAATAACCCAGCGTGTCTAAATATTAGCATGGAGAGATAACAGGGCTGCATGAAAGGAAGTGAAATGTGTTAATTGAGCAGAAACGTCTCCTTTGGTTCAAGTTTGGTGAGCTTCAGCAGAAACTAGAATTTATCTGTcactctgttctgtttgtttcatccTGCTCCTCCTGTCACTGGATCCTTCAGGCAGAACAATAAATCACATTAGCGTGTCTGTCAGTGGAGGTATGTTCCAAATCAAGATATAACTGTATCATTCAGAGAGAACTGGCACTGCTCCTATAAGCAAAGTTGTTTGGCTAACGCACCAAACGACTTTTCAAGCGATTCCACCGACGCAGGCGAATTTCCAACGTCGGAATAAAATCGTGACAGTTTCGCTTGAGTTGCGGCGCCCTCCTGTCATCTCCATCGTTTTGTGCTTGTTTGCTGCTGTTCTTATAGCATTTCAACAAAAGCCCCACCTCCACCTGTAGGCTCTGAGTCTATCTTTCTCTAGGGGGGAAGTCAGTATTGTAGCTCCTCACTCCCTGCTGTGTGAGATCAATGTTTCCTTGTGAGGAGCGATGAGATCAGAGCCTACATGTCAAACACTAATCCTGTACATACtcaacatttaaataacatcTACCCACATAAGTTGGCTGACTGAACTACAAATGTGAACTTCATGGTGACTCTAGAGGATAAGCCCGGCTTAACAAATCCCATTGGCTGGTATCCATCCTATCTTTTGTCAACAATGCAGCTATAAATGttgataatcaattaacagATGTTCTAACTTTCTAAGAAGCCATGAAGTTTGCagttataaacattaataattcattcatttatataaaaaagtgATCAAATAGTCTAACAAGGGACAAACAAAGAGGTTTTTCATAATCTAGCAATTAATGGCTTTTTGCTGATCTATAAAGCATACATACAAAGCATGTATTAACCATCaactgtggctcaggaggtagagcgggtcatccactaatcagaaagtcggtggttcgatccccgactcctcctgtccacatgtgGAAGTGTTCTTGGGCAGGATACTGAACCCATTGGTTGTGCCAGCACTCTGTGTGGTAGCTTGCTGCCATtggtgtgagagtgtgtgtgcgaaTTAGTGattgagcagcagaaacactggAAGGACTTATATAAAATTGCtaaataaatgcagccatttaccattAATAAAGTCATTAGTTATAACTTATAACCCCCTCATAAAGGGCTCttaggtttttattgttttttttgttgttgttttaatgtctcCTATTTCCTATCAAATacctgtatttttgtttttaatacctTTTCTCGTAAAGctctttgagctgcattttatgttatgaacagtgc includes:
- the tmem121ab gene encoding transmembrane protein 121Ab is translated as MVLPPPDKRHVCLTTIVIMTSMAFMDAYLVEQNQGPRKIGVCIIVLVGDVCFLIVLRYVAVWVGAEVRTARRGYAMILWFLYIFVLEIKLYFVFQNCKADRKSLETVARKALTLLLSVCVPGLYLVLVALDSMEYVRTFRKKEDMRSRLFWVALDLLDLLDIQANLWEPQRTGLPIWAEGLMFFYCYILLLILPCVSLSEISMQGEHMSPQKMMLYPVLSLVTINVVTILIRGVNMVLFQDSRVSTIFVGKNVVAIATKASTFLEYRRQVKEFPHPQNAMALELQQNSVSHTQPLPNATSLPHEPSPAQDAIDT